The following DNA comes from Leifsonia sp. 1010.
ACGACCAGGCCGCAGCCTCGTCGAAACCATCCGTGCTCATACCCTCTACTGTCCGCAGGCGCGCGGATCGTTCCCTTTTGTGCTGAGGGAATCGCCGCATCCACCGGCCGGGGGAGCGTAGCAGCATTCAGAAACCCCAGGTAACATACCCGGATGCACGAATCGGATCAGCCGGTCACCGGACCCGACCCGTCGAACCTCCCGACCACTCCCACTCCGCTCGCCGACTCCTCTGCCGGCTCGGAGCCGCCCGCGACCACGGGCTCGGGTCGTCGCGCCGCCGCGCGGCCCGCGCAGTCCGCCGGCCTCGCGGGTGTCGCGGCCGGGGTGCTCGCAACGATCCGGAAGCACCCGAAGACGTGGATGGCCGCAGCCGCCGCCGTCGTCTTCCTGCTGCTCGGGACCGGGAGCGTCGCCCTCGGGGCCACCGTCGGTTCCCCGGCGGCGGCAGCGGGTCCGATCAGCAGCGCGACCCCATCGCCGACGCAGACCGCGACCGCCACCCCGACTCCCACGCCGACCGTCGACCCGGCGCGTCCCGTCCCGGCGAACCAGGCGGCGGCGACGCGCGTCCGCACCTGTTCCGTCGCCGGCCTCGCTGCCGACGGCCGCCTCGGAAACCTCGAGGCGCAGGTCGTCAACGCCAAGACGGGTCAGACCCTGTTCGACCGCAACGGCGTGAAGCCCGGTCCGACCGCCTCGGTTCTGAAGACGCTCACCTCGGCTGCGGCACTCGCGACCCTGGGCCCGGACTACCGCGTCTCCACGACGGTCGTGGCCGGCAGCACGCCCGGCCAGGTCGTCATCGTCGGCGGCGGAGACGTGACCCTCTCGCGGCTGCCCGACGGCCAGGCATCCTTCTACACCGGAGCGCCGAAGATCCAGGACCTCGCCAACCAGGTCAAGCAGGCCATGGGCGGCCAGCAGATCACCTCGATCGTGGTGGACGCATCCCTCTTCGGGGCCCCGTTCTGGCAGCCGAGCTGGGATGAGCGCGAGGAGCGGGTCGTCGAGGGTTCGACCCCGTACATGACCGCGCTCATGGTCGACGGCGACCGTGACGACCCGACCGCCGTCGAGTCACCGCGCAGCACCGATCCGGTGGGTCGTGCCGTGCAGTACTTCCAGCAGTACCTCGGCACCAACGTCGGCGTGAGCCAGGGAGTCGCGCCTGCCGGCGCTCGCCAGCTGGGCGTCGTCCAGTCGCAGCCGGTCACGACACTGATCGATCAGGCGATGCGGGTCTCCGACAACACGATCATGGAGGAGCTCGCCCGCCTCGTCGCCATCAAGAACGGCGCGGGCAACACCTTCGACGCCCTGAACGCCGGTGTGCTCGCCGGGCTGAAGGGATACGGGATCGACACCGCGGGCATCCACATCGCCGACGGCTCCGGCCTCAGCGGCGACAACGCCGTTCCGCCGTCGTATCTGACGCAGCTGTTCATCAAGGTGCTCAACCGCCAGAACGGCCTCGGCGTGGTGTACGACGGGCTGCCCGTGGCCGGCCAGTCGGGAACGCTCGGCCCGGGCTACAACCGGTTCACCGGCGCGAACTCCGTCGCCCGAGGCGCGGTGTTCGCCAAGACCGGCTGGATCGACAACGGATACACGCTCTCCGGCATCATCAACGCGGCCGACGGCACGCCTCTGACGTTCGCCGTCTTCGCTCTCGGACCGGTGAGCGACAACGCGAAGCAGGCGATCGACACGCTCGTCACCGGCTTCTACAAGTGCGGCGACAACCTCTCCAACGGCTGAGCCGGCCGGCGCAGCGACGACCATCACCGGGAGGACGGGAATGGGCAAGGCGCTCTTCATCGTGGACGTGCAGAACGACTTCACCGAGGGAGGCGCGCTCGGTGTCGAGGGAGGAGCCGCTGTAGCGGCGGGCGTCACCGCCTTCCTCCGGGAGCATGCCGACGACTACGAGGTGATCGTCGCGAGCCGTGACTGGCATGACGCCGACAATGACAACGGCGGCCATTTCGCGACGGACGACGAACCGGATTTCGTGGAGAGCTGGCCGCGGCACTGCGTCGCTGGTTCCCCCGGTGCAGAGTATCACCCGGCGTTCGACACCTCGCGTGTGACGTTCCACGTTCACAAGGGCCAGGGCGTGCCGGCGTACTCGCTGTTCGAGGGCCGGACGGAGGCGGGCGCCACCGTGCACGAGATCCTCGAGGAGCGGGGCATCCACACCATCGACGTGGCGGGGATCGCGACCGACTACTGCGTTCGCGCGTCCGCTCTGGATGCTCTCGCCCACGGCCAGCACGTCCGCGTGCTGACCTCTTTGATCGCCGGGGTGGCCGAGACGTCGTCCCAGGCGGCGCTCGCGGAGCTGGCGCACGCAGGGGCGGAACTGGTGGACTGATCCCGCGAGCTTCCGCGTGGACGCTCAGAGGCATCCAGGGTAGGGTGATTGCTAGCTCATCTAGTAATCAGGAGGCGAAGTGTCGAAGGAAGCTCCGGAGCGGACCACGGAGGCCCGCGTGCCGGCCCGCTGGCTGCGCATCGTCGTGCCGACCGTGCTGGTGCTCGTCTGGCTGGTCCTCGCCGGTATCGGAGGACCGACCTTCGGCAAGCTGTCCGGTGTCTCGAGCAACGACCAGGCGGCATTCCTTCCGGCCAGCGCGGAGTCGACCGAGGTCCAGGAGTGGCAGAAGCGGTTCACCGACTCCGGCTCCATCCCCGCGATCGTGGTGGTCGAGGCCGACGAGAGCATCCCGAAGAGCGAGCTGGGCACGACGTATGCCGACCTCGGCGAGAAGCTCGGCGAGGTCGATGGAGTGGAGCCTGCGCCCGAGGGACAGTCCACGAGCGTCGCGGGACCCATCCCCTCGGAGGACGGGCTCGCCGTCGAGTACATCGTCCCGATCTCCGACTCCGATGAGCTGAAGTCGGTCGTCGCGGACCTCCGCGCGGTCGCCGATGACGCCGTGCCCGAGGGTGCGCAGGTGTGGGTCACGGGTCCGGCCGGCCTCACCGCGGATCTGGTGAACGCGTTCGGAGGCATCGACGGCATCCTGCTGCTGGTCGCCGTCGCAGCGGTCTTCGTCATCCTCCTGCTGGTCTACCGGGCCCTGCTCCTGCCCTTCCTGGTGCTGCTGACCTCGGTCTTCGCCCTGTGCGCGGCGATCCTGATCGTCTACCTGTTCGCCCTCTGGGGGTGGATCAAGCTGTCCGGCCAGAGCCAGGGCATCCTGTCGATCCTCGTCATCGGCGCAGCGACCGACTACTCGCTGCTTCTCGTCTCGCGCTACCGGGAGGCGCTCGAGGTCGAAGAGTCGCGATGGGTGGCCATCCTGCGCGCCTGGAAGGCGTCGTTCGAGCCGATCGTCGCCTCCGGCGCGACCGTGATCCTGGCCCTGCTGTGCCTGCTGTTCTCCGACCTGAACTCGAACAAGAGCCTCGGGCCGATCGCGGCGATCGGCATCGTGTTCTCCCTGTTCTCGGCTCTCACCTTCCTCCCCGCGCTTCTCGCTGTGTTCGGGCGCGCGTCGTTCTGGCCGTTCCGGCCGGTCGTCGGCGGCCACGCGCACAAGCACGTCGAAGGCACCACACTGACGGGTCTCGAAGGCGTTCGCGGGGTCTGGCGGCGCGTCGGGGGCCTGATCGCCCGACGCCCGCGCGTGACCTGGATCGTGTCGTTCGTCCTGCTCGTGGCCTGCGCGCTGGGGCTTACGCAGCTGAAGGCGAACGGCGTGCAGCAGACCGACGTCATCCTCTCGCAGTCCGACGCCGTCGACGGGCAGGCCGTGGTCGCCAAGCACTTCGACGCGGGTTCCGGCTCGCCGGTGCTCATCGTCGCGCCGGAGAGCGAAGCGGATGCCGTGCTCACCGCGACCGAGAAGACGGACGGCATCGCCTCCGCCGCCTTCTACACAGGAGGAGGCCGGCCGCAGGCAGGAGTACCGGCCGATCCCGTTGTGAAAGACGGCCACGTCCTCATCCAGGCCACCCTCGCCTCCGAGCCCGACTCCGCCGAAGCCGAAGACGTCGTGAAGGGGCTCCGCGACTCGCTCTCCAGCGACGGTTCGGTGCTGGTCGGCGGAGTGACGGCCATCGCGCTCGACACCAACGAGACGGCGCAGAGCGACCTGATCAAGATCATCCCGATCGTGCTCGCGGTGATCCTGCTCATCCTGATGCTGCTGCTCCGGTCGATCGTCGCGCCGGTGATCCTGATCGGCAGCGTCGTGCTGTCGTACGCGGCCGCGCTCGGCGTCTCGGCGCTCGTCTTCAACCACGTCTTCGGGTTCCCGGGGGCGGATGCGGCGGTGCCGTTGTTCGGGTTCGTGTTCCTTGTGGCGCTCGGCGTCGACTACAACATCTTCCTGATGACCCGGGTGAGGGAGGAGTCGCTGCGCATCGGAACCCGGCCCGGGATCCTGCGCGGTCTGGGACTGACCGGCAGCGTGATCACGTCGGCCGGCATCGTGCTGGCAGCGACGTTCGCCGCACTCGCGGTCATCCCGATCCTGTTCCTCGTGCAGATCGCGTTCATCGTCGCCTTCGGTGTGCTCCTCGACACCGTCGTGGTGCGCTCCCTGCTGGTCCCCGCGGTGTCGTACGACATCGGCCGCGCCATCTGGTGGCCGTCGAAGCTGTCGCGTAGCAAGATGCATAGCGACAGGGCCGAAGTCTCGTCCTGATCGGGCAGTCTGACCAGCCCGCACTGTGCGTGTTGCTCGATCGGAGGTGGTGCGCGAAAGTGGCGTCATGACCATGACCACCACCGAGCGCGCCGCGGCGGCGCATCCCGACGATGCAGCGCTGCTCCGGCGGCTGTACCGGACGATGGCGACCGTCCGACGCCTCGACCTCGACGGTGTCGCGATGCAGCGACAGGGCATCATCCCCGGCTACGCCCCGATGCGCGGTCAGGAGGCCGCCCAGGTGGGCAGCGCCGCCGCCCTCGACCTCACTCGCGACTTCGCCTTCCCGACCTACCGCGAGCTCGGCGTGGCGGTCGCCATGGGCGTCGACCCGGTGGCTTACCTGGCATCGCACCAGGGCGCCTGGCACGGCGGACTCTGGGATGCGGCCGCCGCACGGCTCGCCCCGATCAACGCCGTGGTCGGCGGCGCCGTCACCCACGCCGTCGGCTGGGGGCTCGGCGCGAAGCTCGACCGCACCGGGGGAGTGGCGATCGCCTACTTCGGCGATGGCGCCAGCTCGCAGGGCGACATCCACGAGGCCATGAACACCGCGGCCGTCTCGCAGCTCCCCGTCGTGTTCTTCTGCCAGAACAACGGCTGGGCCATCTCCGTGCCCACCGAGCAGCAGGTCGCCGGCGGGTCCGTCGCGGCGCGTGGCGCCGGATACGGGATGCCGGGCGTGCGCATCGACGGAAACGACGTCCTCGCCGTCTACGACGCGACCACCGAGGCCCTCGAGCGCGCCCGTACCGGCGGTGGACCGACCATCATCGAGGCGATGACCTACCGCATGGGCCCGCACTCCACGTCCGACGACCCCGGTCGATATCGCACCCTCGACGAGGAGCAGAGCTGGCTCGCGCGCGACCCGCTCGCCTTGTGCGAGCAGCAGCTGCGCCAGACCGGGACCGTCGGGGACGAGTTCTTCGCCGAGGTCGCCGACACCGCCGGCGCCCTCGCCGACCGGGTGCGTGACGACGTCGCCGCCCTCGGTGGACGCCCCGCCGAGGAGATGTTCGACTTCGTCTTCTCCGACCCGCCCGCCGCCCTCCTCGGGCAGCGCCGAGCCTGGGAGGAGTCGCGCCTTGGCTGAGCTCAGCACGATGCAGCGCGCCCTGAACCGCGCGCTCGACGACGCGCTCGCCGCCGATGACCGCACCCTCGTGTTCGGTGAGGACGTCGGAACCCTCGGCGGCGTCTTCCGGGTCACGGACGGCCTGAAGGCCAAGTACGGCGGCGACCGCGTCTTCGACACCACGCTCGCCGAGTCCGGGATCATGGGCATGGCGGTCGGGCTCGCGATGGCCGGATGGCGGCCGGTGCCGGAGATCCAGTTCGACGGCTTCTCCTATCCCGCCGTCGACCAGATCGTGAACCAGGTAGCGCGCATGCACTACCGCAGCCGCGGCGCGTTCGGGATGCCGATCACGCTCCGCCTGCCGAGCTTCGGCGGCATCCGCGCGCCCGAGCACCACGGCGAAAGTCTGGAGGCGCTGTTCGCGCACGTCCCCGGCCTGAAGGTCGTGGCGCCCTCGACGCCGGCTGAGGCCTACACGCTGCTGCGGCAGTCGATCGACGACCCGGACCCGGTCATCTTCCTCGAGCCGAAGTCGCGCTACTGGCACAAGGAGTCGGTCTCGCTGGACGAGCCGGAGGAGCGCCTGCCCGTCGGAACCTCTCGCGTGGTCCGGCCCGGCAAGCACGTCACCCTCGTCGCCTGGGGCGCGATGGTCGCCCGCTGCCTGCAGGCAGCGGAGCTCGGCGCCGAGGACGGCGTGGAGATCGAGGTCGTCGACCTGCGCTGGCTGAAGCCGATCGACGCCGACGGGCTCGCCGCCTCCGTCGCACGGACCCGCCGAGCCGTCGTCGTGCACGAGGCGCCGCTGACCGCCGGGCTCGGCGCCGAGGTGAGCACCCTCATCACCGAGCGCTGCTTCGACGACCTGAAGGCGCCCGTCCAGCGCGTCACCGGGTGGGACGTCCCCTATCCGTCGCCGGTGCTGGAGGATGAGTACCTGCCGTCCATCGACCGCATCCTGGACGCCGTCCAGAAGACCCTGGAGTACCGCCGTGGCTGAACGAACCTTCGACCTCCCCGACCTGGGTGAGGGCCTGCAGGAGGCGACCGTGCTGGAGTGGCTGGTCGCCGAGGGCGACCACGTCGAGCGCAACGCGCCCCTCGTCGAGGTCGAGACGACCAAGTCGGCCGTCGAGCTGCCGTCCCCGCAGTCCGGCGTGGTCGCGCGCTTCCACGTCGCCGAGGGCGAGGCGCTCGAGGTGGGCGCCCCTCTCGTGACGTTCACCGTCGAGGACGACCAGGCCGGCATCGTCGGCACCGTCCCGACGGAGGAGGCCCCGCGCCGCCGCGTTCGCCTCTCGCTGCCGGAGGACTGACCCGGGATGCGCATCCACGTCGAGAGGCACCCGGGCGACGACCCCGTGCTGCTGGTCCACGGCTTCGCGTCGACCGGCGCGCTCACCTGGGACGCGACCGGCTGGATCCGTGCGCTCGCCGAGGCGGGTCGCGGCGCGATCGTTCCGGACCACCGCGGTCACGGCGCCAGCGAGGCGCCGCACGACGCCGACGCGTACTCGCCCGACATCCTCGCCAGCGACCTCCTTGCCGTCCTCGACGAGCAGGATGTCGGACGCGTGGATGTGATGGGCTACTCGATGGGCAGCTGGGTGTCGCTCGCGCTCGCCGCACTCGCGCCCGACCGCGTCCGCCGGCTCGTGATCGGCGGCGTGGGCACGGTCGAGCAGTTCGGCCACTGGGGTGTCTCGGCGGTGCAGTCCGCCCTCCGTGACGACGCCTCCTCGCTCGACCCCGCCAGTCCGCTGGCGCCGCTGCTCGCATCGCTGCGCCAGGCTCCGGGCGTCGATCGCGAGGCGCTCGCGGCCTGTGCCGCCGGCATGGCCGCGCATCCGCTCCCACTGGCGAGCTCCGTTCCCACGATGCTCGTCGTCGGCGATGCGGACCCCGTGGCGGACGGTGCCGACGAGGCCGCGCGTCTGCTGGGCGCGGAACTCGTCGTGCTGCCGCGCCGCAACCACGTCACCACGTTGAGCGCCCGCGGCTTCAAGCAGGCTGCTCTGCCCTTCCTGGGAGCTTCGGTCAGCGTGCCGTAGGCGCGTACCCTGCGTCGTACGATGTGCGAGGACCGAAGGAGGCCGCATGATCGACAAGCTCGACGCCGATCTGATCGCGCTGCTGACCGAGGAGCCGCGGCTCGGGGTGTTCGAGGCGTCGCGGCGTCTCGGTGTGGCGCGCGGGACCGTGCAGGCGCGGCTGGATCGGCTGCAGCGGACCGGGGTCGTGCGCGACTTCGCGCCGACGATCGACACCGACCGGCTCGGGTATCCGGTGACCGCTTTCGTGACCGCCGAGATCGCCCAGGGTGACCGGGATGTCACGGTCGTCGAGCACCTGCAGGCCATCCCCGAAGTGCTCGAAGTACACACCATCACGGGTGCCGGTGACCTGATGATCCGCGCCGTGGCCCGCTCCAACGCAGACCTGCAGCGGGTGATCGACCGCATCGTCAGCGATCCGGGCATCATGCGGACGTCGACGGTCATCGCCCTCGCCACCAAGATCGACCACCGAGCGGTGCCGCTCGTTCAGGCGGCGGTGGCCCCCGACGACACCAACAACGACGCGAAGAACGAGGAGGAACGCGGCTGATGGATGAGAAGGCTCTGCTGGAGCGTGTGCCGGACGGACTCTACATCGGAGGGGAGTGGACCACCGGATCGGCGGGCACCTTCCCGGTGTACGACCCGGCGACGGGCGACAAGCTCACGGACATCGCCGACGCGTCGCCGGAGGACGGCATCCGCGCGCTCGACGCTGCCGTCGCCGCCGCGGACGACTGGGCCGCAACCCCGGCCCGCGCCCGCGGCGAGATCCTCCGCCGCGCCTTCGACCTGCTCCAGGAGCGGCGCGACGAGTTCGCGCTGCTGATGACGCTCGAGATGGGCAAGCCCCTCGCGGAGGCGAGCGGTGAGGTCACCTACGGCGGCGAGTTCCTCCGCTGGTTCTCGGAGGAGGCCGTCCGCATCTCCGGCCGCTATGGGAGCAACCCGGAGGGCACCGGGCGCATGATCGTCTCGCAGCATCCCGTCGGCCCGTGCTTCCTCATCACCCCGTGGAACTTCCCCCTCGCGATGGCGACGCGGAAGATCGCACCGGCGCTCGCCGCGGGCTGCACGGTCGTCATCAAGCCGGCGGAGCTGACGCCGCTGACCACGCTCTACTTCGCCAAGCTGCTGGAGGATGCGGGACTCCCCGGCGGCGTGCTCAACGTTGTCACGACGACGACCTCCGGCAAGGTGTCCGCTCCGATCATCGCCGACCCGCGGTTGCGGAAGCTGTCGTTCACCGGCTCGACGGAGGTCGGCCGAAAACTGCTGCAGCAGGCGTCCGAGAACGTGCTCCGCACCTCCATGGAGCTCGGCGGCAACGCGCCGTTCGTCGTATTCGACGACGCCGACCTCGACAAGGCGGTCGACGGCGCGATGCTGGCCAAGTTCCGCAACATCGGCGAGGCCTGCACAGCGGCCAACCGGTTCATCGTTCACGAAGACGTCGCCGACGAGTTCGCTCGACGCGTGACCGAGCGCGTGAACGGCCTGAAGGTCGGCCGCGGGACCGACGACGGCGTCACCATCGGCCCCCTCATCAACGAGGACGCGATCGACAAGGCGTCGGAGCTGCTCCAGGACGCGGTCAGCCGCGGCGCATCCGTGCTCACCGGCGGCTCGCGTGTCGGCGGGACGGGCACCTTCTTCGAGCCGACGGTCGTGACCGACGTCCGCGCGGGCAGCGAGATCCTCCGCCAGGAGATCTTCGGGCCGGTGCTGTCGATCATCCGCTTCTCCGACGAGGACGAGGCGGTGCGGCTCGCGAACGACACCGAGTACGGGCTCGTCTCGTACGTGTTCACGAAGGATCTGGCGCGCGGGCAGCGGATGATCGAACGCCTCGAGACGGGCATGATGGGCCTCAACGTCGGCGTCGTCTCCAACGCGGCGGCCCCGTTCGGCGGAGTGAAGCAGTCCGGACTGGGACGCGAGGGCGGTTTCGAGGGCATCCACGAATACCTGAACACGAAGTACACGCTCACCCCGAACCCGTTCGGAGCCTGAGATGGCGCTGTCCGAAGCGGTCATCGTCGACGTCGTCCGCACGCCCTCCGGGCGCGGCAAGCCGGACGGCGAGCTGTCCGACATCCATCCGGCCGACCTCCTGGCCGGCGTGCTGCTCGAACTGGTGGGGCGCACCGGCATCGATCCCGCCATCGTCGACGACGTGATCGGTGGATGCGTCACCCAGTCGGGCGAGCAGGCCGGCAACATCACCCGGACGGCGGTGCTGAGTGCGGGGTTCCCCGAGAGCGTCCCCGCGGTGACGATCGACCGGCAGTGCGGCTCCAGCCAGCAGGCCGCGGCGTTCGCGGCGCAGGGCGTGATGTCGGGGGCGTACGACGTGGTGATCGCCTGCGGTGTCGAGTCGATGAGCCGCGCGCCGATGGGGTCGAACGTGCAGGGCGCATCCCTCGGCGGCGAACTGCTGAAGACGCGGTACCCGGACGGACTGGTGAACCAGGGCGTCGCCGCGGAACTGATCGCCGACCGCTGGGGTTTCAGCCGGGCGCAGCTCGACGACTACGCCGCGGACTCGCACGGCCGCGCTGCCTGGGCCGCGGCGAGCGGCGCGTTCGAGGGGGAGCTTGTCGGAGTCCCCACGCCCGACTCCGGCAGCGTCGTCGCGGACGAGACCATCCGTCCGGGGACGACCGTCGAGAAGCTGGCGCAGCTGCAGCCGGTGTTCCGCACCGACCGCCTGGCGGAGCGCTTCCCGCAGCTCGAGTGGCGCATCACCGCGGGCAACTCGTCGCCCCTGACCGACGGCGCCTCCGCCGCCCTGATCATGAGCGCGGATGCGGCCAAGCGGCTGGGCCTGCGTCCGCGCGCCCGATTCCACTCGTTCGCCGTCGCCGGGAGCGACCCGTTGCTGATGCTGACCGGCATCCTTCCCGCCACCCGAAAGCTGCTCGACCGCAGCGGGGTGCGGATGGACGAGATCGACGCGTACGAGGTCAACGAAGCGTTCGCGCCCATCCCTCTGCTCTGGCGCGAGGAGTTCGACGCGGACCCGTCGCGGCTCAACCCGCACGGTGGGGCGATCGCGCTCGGGCATGCGCTCGGCTCGTCCGGCACGCGCCTGCTGGCGACGCTGCTCAACGAGGTCGAGTCGCGCGGCGGGCGCTACGGCCTGCAGACCATGTGCGAGGGCGGCGGCACCGCCAACGCGACCCTCATCGAAGTCCTGCGCTGACCGCGCATCGACGCAACGGCCCACAGAACGACACGAAGGAGAACCATGCAGCTCGACGGATGCTCGGCCATCGTCACCGGCGGAGCCAGCGGACTCGGAAACGCCACCGCGCGCGCACTCACCGAGGCGGGCGCCCGTGTCGTCATCCTCGACCTCCCCAGCTCGGAGGGCGAGAAGGCCGCGATCGCCCTCGGCCCCGGCGCACGGTTCATCGCCGCGGATGTCACCGACGAGGCACAGGTGCAGGCGGCGGTGGACACCGCATCAGGTCTCGCCCCGCTGCGCGTCGTCGTCAACTGCGCAGGCATCGCCACTGCCGAGAAGGTGCTGGGTCGCGACGGCGTCATCCCGCTCGAGCACTTCGAGCGCGTGATCCGCGTGAACCTGATCGGCACGTTCAACGTCGTGCGCCTCGCGGCTGCTGCGATCGCGCAGACCGAGCCGGTCGGTGAGGAGCGCGGCGTGATCGTCAACACGGCGTCGGTGGCCGCGTTCGACGGCCAGATCGGCCAGCCGGCCTATTCCGCGTCGAAGGGTGGGGTCGCGGCCATGACGCTGCCGTTGGCGCGGGAGTTCGCGCGCAGTCTCATCCGCGTCATGACGATCGCGCCGGGGATCTTCGAGACCCCGATGATGGCCGGGTTGCCGCAGGCGGCGCAGGACTCATTGGCCGCGCAGGTGCCGCATCCCTCGCGGCTCGGCCGGCCGGCGGAGTATGCCGCGCTGGTGCGCGCGATCGTCGAGAACCCGATGCTCAACGGGGAGACGATCCGCCTCGACGGCGCGATCCGGATGCAGCCCAAGTAATCCGAGCGCCCGACCTCCCGCCAACAGCTCCTGAGTTTTTCGGCCGCATGGCGGGGTGTCGCGCGGAAAAACTCAGGAGCTGTTGGCGTGGGTCGGGGGCAGCGGAGGCAGGCGCGTCAGGCGCCCGAGTGCGCCTCCAGGAACGCGTAGACGTCGGAGTCGTCGACGCCCGGGAACGACCCGGACGGCAGCGGCGACAGGATGTGCGCGTGCAGCCGCGCGCTCGGCCACGCCTTGCCCGCCCAGCGTCCGGACAGCGTCGCGGGCGGACGCTTGCAGCACGACTCGTCGGGGCAGCGCGACTCGGCGCGCACGGTCGTTTCGCGGCCGCGGAACCACTTCGCCTCATCGAACGGCACGCCGACGCTGATCGAGAAGCCGCCCTCCGCGGTCGTCCCGGTCTGCGTCGCACACCAGTACGTGCCGGCCGGGGTGTCGGTGTACTGGTACAGCTCCGTGGTCCGGTTGGTGTGGGTGAACGCCGTCCGCGCTCCCCATTTCCGGCAGACGACCTGCCCCTCGATGGACCCGGTCACATCCGTCGGCAGCGGGAGCCCGTCGTTCTCGTAGCCCTTGTACAGCGCTCCGTCGTCGCCGACGCGGAGGAAGTGCATCGTCATGTCGAGGTGGCTGGTCGCCAGGTTCGTCAGCCGGAGCGCGGCCGCCTCGTGGGTGACACCGAAGGCGTCGCGGAAGTCCTCCACGGCGAGGTCCTTGTCCTTCTTCGCCTGCTGCAGGAAGGCGACGGCGGCCTCGCGCGGCATGAGGCAGCAGGCAGCGAAATAGTTGATCTCCAGCCGCTGCCGGAGGAAGTCCGCGTACGACGCAGGGCGGGTATGCCCGAGCAGCCGGTGCGCCATC
Coding sequences within:
- a CDS encoding NAD-dependent succinate-semialdehyde dehydrogenase, with the translated sequence MDEKALLERVPDGLYIGGEWTTGSAGTFPVYDPATGDKLTDIADASPEDGIRALDAAVAAADDWAATPARARGEILRRAFDLLQERRDEFALLMTLEMGKPLAEASGEVTYGGEFLRWFSEEAVRISGRYGSNPEGTGRMIVSQHPVGPCFLITPWNFPLAMATRKIAPALAAGCTVVIKPAELTPLTTLYFAKLLEDAGLPGGVLNVVTTTTSGKVSAPIIADPRLRKLSFTGSTEVGRKLLQQASENVLRTSMELGGNAPFVVFDDADLDKAVDGAMLAKFRNIGEACTAANRFIVHEDVADEFARRVTERVNGLKVGRGTDDGVTIGPLINEDAIDKASELLQDAVSRGASVLTGGSRVGGTGTFFEPTVVTDVRAGSEILRQEIFGPVLSIIRFSDEDEAVRLANDTEYGLVSYVFTKDLARGQRMIERLETGMMGLNVGVVSNAAAPFGGVKQSGLGREGGFEGIHEYLNTKYTLTPNPFGA
- a CDS encoding thiolase family protein, translating into MSEAVIVDVVRTPSGRGKPDGELSDIHPADLLAGVLLELVGRTGIDPAIVDDVIGGCVTQSGEQAGNITRTAVLSAGFPESVPAVTIDRQCGSSQQAAAFAAQGVMSGAYDVVIACGVESMSRAPMGSNVQGASLGGELLKTRYPDGLVNQGVAAELIADRWGFSRAQLDDYAADSHGRAAWAAASGAFEGELVGVPTPDSGSVVADETIRPGTTVEKLAQLQPVFRTDRLAERFPQLEWRITAGNSSPLTDGASAALIMSADAAKRLGLRPRARFHSFAVAGSDPLLMLTGILPATRKLLDRSGVRMDEIDAYEVNEAFAPIPLLWREEFDADPSRLNPHGGAIALGHALGSSGTRLLATLLNEVESRGGRYGLQTMCEGGGTANATLIEVLR
- a CDS encoding 3-hydroxyacyl-CoA dehydrogenase gives rise to the protein MQLDGCSAIVTGGASGLGNATARALTEAGARVVILDLPSSEGEKAAIALGPGARFIAADVTDEAQVQAAVDTASGLAPLRVVVNCAGIATAEKVLGRDGVIPLEHFERVIRVNLIGTFNVVRLAAAAIAQTEPVGEERGVIVNTASVAAFDGQIGQPAYSASKGGVAAMTLPLAREFARSLIRVMTIAPGIFETPMMAGLPQAAQDSLAAQVPHPSRLGRPAEYAALVRAIVENPMLNGETIRLDGAIRMQPK
- a CDS encoding helix-turn-helix domain-containing protein → MSTPVDTGDIDLATLGHRIRHFRTRRGMTLDDLGAAAGVAASQLSLIENGKREPRISLLSSLAAALGVQPADLLSAEPPDERAALEIELARAQRGPLYASLGLPTVKPTKGTPTETLRAIVGLHRELSRRASEAIATPEEARRANTELRERMRAQHNYMPEIEELAEQRVRASGHVRGALTHREVSVMAEQLGFELIYVNDLPRSARSITDLENGRIYLPPASIPGGHGLRSMALQAMAHRLLGHTRPASYADFLRQRLEINYFAACCLMPREAAVAFLQQAKKDKDLAVEDFRDAFGVTHEAAALRLTNLATSHLDMTMHFLRVGDDGALYKGYENDGLPLPTDVTGSIEGQVVCRKWGARTAFTHTNRTTELYQYTDTPAGTYWCATQTGTTAEGGFSISVGVPFDEAKWFRGRETTVRAESRCPDESCCKRPPATLSGRWAGKAWPSARLHAHILSPLPSGSFPGVDDSDVYAFLEAHSGA